In one Pseudarthrobacter oxydans genomic region, the following are encoded:
- a CDS encoding MFS transporter, whose translation MNTYTTVPSGEQVVQELPWRWKVQGRIFLIGGLGFMFDAWDVTLNGILIPLLSTHWALTPGEVAWVGTSNLIGMALGAFVWGTIADTIGRKKAFTATLLIFSLFTVLGAFSPDFIWFCVFRFMAGFGLGGCIPVDYALVGEFTPRKQRGRVLTAMDGWWPVGAALAGFVSAALVAAFGDWRLTMLVMVLPALLVFWVRRSVPESPLFLIRKGRREEAANVIDGLVAATGAEARAYSLPDAQEVPRLSAGSAWHQLRLVWQYNWKITAAAWSLFFSILLVYYLSLTWMPRILIGAGFAEYKAFVTTASMAAVGLLGVIVAALLVERVGRKWILAITGPLSALTLVIVAIVVDIPTAAVFWLLVFGFVVQVAIPVLYAYVSELYPTELRGTGFGWASTFSRLGAGFGPLIFANYFWPELGLATSFALAGGLVLLAVLWMAFFSPETKQRRLE comes from the coding sequence ATGAATACTTACACCACTGTGCCGAGCGGCGAACAGGTGGTCCAGGAACTGCCCTGGCGATGGAAAGTCCAGGGCAGGATCTTTCTGATCGGCGGCCTCGGCTTCATGTTCGATGCGTGGGACGTGACGCTGAACGGCATCCTGATCCCGTTGCTCTCAACGCACTGGGCCCTCACCCCGGGTGAAGTGGCATGGGTGGGCACATCGAACCTGATTGGCATGGCCCTGGGCGCGTTCGTGTGGGGCACCATCGCTGACACGATCGGGCGCAAGAAAGCCTTCACGGCCACGCTGCTGATCTTTTCGCTCTTTACCGTGCTTGGCGCGTTCTCCCCCGACTTCATCTGGTTCTGCGTGTTCCGGTTCATGGCCGGTTTCGGCCTGGGCGGCTGCATCCCCGTGGACTATGCCCTGGTGGGTGAGTTCACTCCCCGCAAGCAACGCGGGCGCGTCCTGACGGCCATGGACGGCTGGTGGCCGGTGGGCGCAGCCCTGGCGGGCTTCGTCTCCGCCGCACTGGTAGCCGCTTTCGGCGACTGGCGGCTGACCATGCTGGTGATGGTCCTGCCTGCCCTGTTGGTGTTCTGGGTCCGGCGCAGCGTGCCGGAGTCCCCGCTGTTCCTGATCCGTAAAGGCAGGCGGGAAGAAGCAGCCAACGTCATCGACGGCCTGGTGGCCGCGACCGGAGCGGAGGCCCGCGCCTACAGCCTGCCCGATGCCCAGGAGGTGCCACGGTTGTCGGCCGGCAGCGCCTGGCATCAGCTGCGCCTCGTGTGGCAGTACAACTGGAAGATCACGGCCGCGGCCTGGTCCCTGTTCTTCAGCATCCTGCTGGTGTACTACCTGTCCCTGACGTGGATGCCGCGGATCCTCATCGGCGCCGGCTTTGCCGAGTACAAGGCGTTTGTCACCACGGCGTCCATGGCGGCGGTGGGGCTTTTGGGCGTGATCGTGGCGGCCCTGCTGGTGGAGCGGGTTGGCCGCAAGTGGATCCTGGCAATCACCGGTCCGCTGTCCGCATTGACCCTGGTGATCGTGGCGATCGTGGTGGACATCCCCACGGCGGCCGTGTTCTGGCTGCTGGTGTTCGGGTTCGTGGTTCAGGTGGCCATTCCGGTGCTCTACGCCTACGTTTCCGAGCTCTACCCCACGGAACTGCGCGGCACCGGCTTCGGCTGGGCATCCACATTTTCACGGCTGGGCGCCGGGTTCGGGCCGTTGATCTTCGCAAACTACTTCTGGCCCGAACTGGGCCTGGCCACGAGCTTCGCTTTGGCCGGCGGGCTGGTGCTGCTGGCCGTGCTCTGGATGGCGTTCTTCTCCCCCGAGACCAAACAGCGCCGCCTCGAATAA